A section of the Leminorella richardii genome encodes:
- a CDS encoding prepilin peptidase: protein MKALMDNVFSLLTFGLLGLFIGNLVSRLAHTIPTAINAHQRFWCCLSSSLRALRSPLCCVNNSTLYLLRISLPYRFFHHGRCPRCQRNILFESALVELGCAFLFMALAHGTPYSISLVIILAITASLILLALIDAKHCLLPDIVTLPLLVSGLICAYLDLSPQSFSEAIGGTLFGSALLWLPERLFWYLRREHGLGQGDIKLMAAAGAWLGAHILPLVLLVACLTGMIFFILQRVALRNINRHIPFGPFITFSMWLALLEDPFIINLSIRIQAGL from the coding sequence ATGAAGGCTCTTATGGATAACGTCTTCTCCCTGCTTACGTTTGGCCTGCTTGGCCTGTTTATCGGCAATCTCGTCAGCCGTCTAGCCCACACAATTCCTACCGCAATAAACGCTCATCAACGCTTTTGGTGCTGCTTGTCCTCCTCTCTCAGAGCCCTACGATCGCCCCTCTGCTGCGTTAATAACAGTACGCTATACCTGCTACGAATATCGCTGCCTTACCGTTTTTTTCACCATGGTCGCTGCCCCCGCTGCCAGCGGAATATCTTATTTGAATCAGCGCTGGTGGAACTAGGATGCGCATTTCTCTTTATGGCTCTGGCGCACGGAACGCCTTATTCAATCTCTCTGGTAATAATATTGGCAATCACCGCCAGCCTTATTTTGCTGGCGCTTATTGACGCAAAACACTGCCTGCTGCCCGATATCGTCACGCTGCCTCTTTTAGTCAGCGGCCTTATTTGTGCCTACCTAGACCTTTCTCCACAGTCCTTTAGCGAAGCCATTGGCGGCACACTATTTGGTTCTGCGCTGCTTTGGCTTCCTGAGCGCCTGTTTTGGTACCTTCGTCGAGAACACGGCCTAGGACAGGGTGATATCAAGCTGATGGCAGCCGCCGGAGCCTGGCTGGGTGCACATATCCTCCCCCTAGTTCTGCTTGTCGCCTGTCTGACAGGGATGATATTTTTCATTCTGCAACGAGTTGCTCTGCGCAATATCAACCGCCATATCCCCTTCGGCCCCTTTATTACCTTCAGCATGTGGCTTGCACTTCTCGAAGATCCCTTTATCATCAACTTATCGATACGTATACAGGCTGGGCTATGA
- the coaE gene encoding dephospho-CoA kinase (Dephospho-CoA kinase (CoaE) performs the final step in coenzyme A biosynthesis.) — translation MSYIVALTGGIGSGKSTVSDAFARLGVPVVDADVIARQVVEPGTEALAQISARFGSSILHADKSLNRKRLREIIFNQPEEKSWLNAMLHPQIQQETQRQLAAVTAPYALWVVPLLIENNLCSRANRILVVDVSEETQLRRILARDGGDRQQAEKILAAQASRAQRLACADDIIMNDASPEALMPKVEQLHHSYLILANEFNR, via the coding sequence ATGAGCTATATTGTTGCGCTTACCGGGGGCATTGGCAGCGGGAAATCAACCGTCTCAGACGCGTTTGCCCGTCTCGGCGTGCCTGTCGTTGACGCCGACGTTATTGCCCGCCAGGTCGTTGAGCCCGGCACTGAGGCGCTGGCACAAATAAGCGCCCGCTTTGGCTCATCCATACTGCATGCAGACAAAAGCCTTAATCGAAAGCGCCTTCGCGAGATTATCTTTAATCAACCAGAAGAAAAATCCTGGCTAAACGCGATGCTTCACCCCCAGATCCAGCAGGAAACTCAGCGCCAGCTTGCCGCAGTAACGGCACCTTATGCGCTTTGGGTTGTCCCACTATTAATTGAAAACAACCTGTGCTCTCGGGCTAACCGTATTCTGGTTGTTGACGTCAGTGAAGAGACACAGCTGCGCCGCATTCTGGCGCGCGATGGAGGAGACAGGCAGCAGGCTGAGAAAATTTTAGCCGCTCAAGCGTCCAGAGCACAGCGACTAGCCTGTGCTGACGACATCATTATGAACGATGCGTCTCCCGAAGCGCTTATGCCCAAAGTAGAGCAGCTACATCACTCCTATTTAATTTTAGCTAACGAATTCAACAGGTAG
- the zapD gene encoding cell division protein ZapD, with protein sequence MSDLSQNILFEHPLNEKVRTWLRIEFLLQQLQNSHSLTGLPNTLGFFRCISELLDIIDRGDVRTELVKELERQQQKLMQWIDVPGVDVERLNALRHSLKDMSNVLLAAPRLGQALKEDRLIAMVRQRLSIPGGCCSFDMPILHMWLHAPKQERDKQVSDWVETMEPLNNALNACLDLIRQSGHFQKQTSLNGFYQDNAEDCDILRIRVDSAHQLYPQVSGHKTRFAIRFMPFDSELGETPERFSFDIACC encoded by the coding sequence ATGAGCGATTTATCTCAGAACATCCTTTTTGAACATCCGCTGAACGAGAAAGTTCGTACATGGCTACGCATTGAATTCCTGCTGCAACAGCTGCAAAACAGCCACTCGCTGACAGGGCTACCCAACACACTGGGCTTCTTTCGCTGTATCAGCGAACTGTTAGATATTATCGATCGCGGCGACGTCCGCACTGAGTTGGTCAAAGAGCTTGAGCGCCAGCAGCAGAAGCTGATGCAGTGGATTGACGTTCCCGGCGTTGATGTAGAAAGGCTTAACGCGCTGCGCCACAGCCTGAAAGATATGTCCAACGTGCTCTTGGCAGCACCGCGACTAGGACAAGCCCTTAAAGAAGACCGCCTTATTGCCATGGTTCGCCAGCGCCTGAGTATTCCCGGCGGCTGCTGTAGCTTTGATATGCCGATCCTTCACATGTGGCTGCACGCTCCCAAGCAGGAGAGGGACAAGCAAGTCTCTGACTGGGTAGAAACAATGGAGCCCCTCAATAACGCGCTGAATGCCTGTTTAGATCTTATTCGTCAGTCTGGCCATTTTCAGAAGCAGACCAGCCTGAACGGCTTTTATCAGGATAACGCCGAAGACTGTGACATCCTGCGCATTCGCGTTGACTCAGCCCATCAGCTCTATCCGCAGGTGTCTGGTCATAAAACCCGCTTCGCCATTCGCTTTATGCCGTTCGACAGCGAGCTGGGTGAAACGCCAGAGCGTTTCTCTTTTGATATCGCCTGCTGTTAG
- the yacG gene encoding DNA gyrase inhibitor YacG — MNDTPMTVKCPTCGKSLEWSEKSPYRPFCSKRCQLIDLGEWADEGKRIPSNGELSDSESWGEEEK, encoded by the coding sequence ATGAACGACACGCCGATGACAGTTAAATGTCCTACCTGTGGGAAATCGCTAGAGTGGAGCGAAAAGAGCCCCTATCGCCCATTTTGCAGCAAGCGGTGCCAGCTTATCGACCTCGGTGAATGGGCCGATGAAGGAAAGCGGATCCCCAGCAACGGGGAGCTTTCCGACAGTGAAAGCTGGGGAGAAGAGGAAAAGTAG
- the mutT gene encoding 8-oxo-dGTP diphosphatase MutT → MEKKRIDIAVGAIVNAEGLIFITRRQKGSHLAGFWEFPGGKVETTKGESAEQALSRELLEEVGIHVDEPELLRVLEYDYPDRNLTLHFFIVERWEGIPESQEEQESRWLPIESLTADEFPEANRPIVEDLKLRYCA, encoded by the coding sequence ATGGAAAAGAAGCGCATTGATATTGCCGTAGGTGCGATCGTTAACGCAGAAGGGCTGATTTTTATTACCCGCAGGCAAAAGGGGAGCCATCTGGCTGGATTTTGGGAGTTTCCCGGCGGAAAAGTTGAGACGACCAAAGGAGAAAGCGCAGAGCAGGCTCTGAGCAGGGAGCTTTTGGAAGAGGTTGGCATTCATGTCGATGAGCCAGAATTGCTTAGAGTGTTGGAGTACGACTACCCCGATCGCAACCTGACGCTGCATTTTTTTATCGTTGAGCGTTGGGAAGGGATCCCCGAAAGCCAAGAAGAGCAAGAGTCGCGCTGGTTACCTATAGAATCGCTGACGGCCGATGAGTTCCCTGAGGCTAACCGGCCGATCGTTGAGGATCTCAAGCTGCGCTATTGCGCCTGA
- the secA gene encoding preprotein translocase subunit SecA, producing MLTKMMTKIFGSRNDRTLRRMRKAVEAINRLEPEYESLSDELLKAKTQEFRERLEKGEVLESLIPEAFAVVREASKRVFGMRHFDVQMIGGMVLNERCIAEMRTGEGKTLTATLPAYLNAISGRGVHVVTVNDYLARRDAENNRPLFEFLGLTVGINLPGMPPVAKREAYAADITYGTNNEYGFDYLRDNMAFSPEERVQRPLHYALVDEVDSILIDEARTPLIISGPAEDSSELYRKVDKIIPKLERQEKEDSDTFQGEGHFSVDEKSRQVNLTERGLVLVESLLMDTGLMAEGESLYSPTNIVLMHHVTAALRAHALFTRDVDYIVKDGEVIIVDEHTGRTMEGRRWSDGLHQAVEAKEGVDIQNENQTLASITFQNYFRLYEKLAGMTGTADTEAFEFRQIYRLDTIVVPTNRPMIRKDMPDLVYMTEKEKIDAIIEDIKERSTNGQPVLVGTISIEKSEVVSRELKKAGIAHQVLNAKFHEKEAEIVANAGQEGAVTIATNMAGRGTDIVLGGSWQSEIAELESPTEEQIKAIKDAWQERHDRVLAAGGLHIIGTERHESRRIDNQLRGRSGRQGDPGSSRFYLSLEDALMRIFASDRVAGMMRKLGMKPGEAIEHPWVTKAIANAQRKVESRNFDIRKQLLEFDDVANDQRRAIYSQRNELLDVSDISETIESIRGDVFNLVIDNYIPPQSLEEMWDVPGLEARLKNDFELELPIAQWLDDEHDLHEEPLRERIIEEAMKSYKEKEEIVGEEMMRNFEKGVMLQTLDTMWKEHLAAMDYLRQGIHLRGYAQKDPKQEYKRESFSMFANMLEALKYEVISILSKVQVRMPEEVEAVEQQRREEAERLARQQQFSHQGDNALAEEPEGNRPVVREERKIGRNDPCPCGSGKKYKQCHGRLN from the coding sequence ATGTTAACCAAAATGATGACTAAGATTTTCGGTAGCCGCAACGATCGTACGCTGCGCCGTATGCGTAAGGCCGTTGAGGCAATTAATCGCCTAGAGCCAGAGTATGAGTCCCTTAGCGACGAGCTGCTTAAGGCCAAAACTCAAGAGTTTCGCGAGCGGTTGGAAAAAGGTGAAGTGCTGGAGTCGCTGATCCCTGAAGCTTTTGCCGTAGTGCGTGAGGCCAGTAAGCGCGTGTTTGGTATGCGCCACTTTGACGTCCAGATGATCGGCGGTATGGTGCTGAATGAGCGCTGTATTGCAGAGATGCGCACCGGTGAAGGTAAAACCTTAACGGCAACGCTGCCTGCTTATCTAAACGCTATTTCTGGCCGCGGTGTGCACGTGGTAACCGTCAACGACTATCTGGCGCGTCGAGATGCTGAAAACAACCGCCCTCTGTTTGAGTTTTTAGGGCTGACTGTTGGCATCAACCTTCCCGGTATGCCGCCTGTAGCCAAGCGTGAAGCCTATGCAGCAGATATCACTTACGGTACCAACAACGAGTACGGCTTTGACTACCTGCGCGACAATATGGCGTTCAGCCCGGAAGAGCGCGTACAGCGCCCGCTGCACTATGCGCTAGTGGACGAAGTGGACTCCATCCTTATCGATGAAGCCCGTACGCCGCTGATTATTTCTGGCCCTGCGGAAGACAGCTCTGAGCTGTATCGTAAAGTCGATAAGATTATTCCTAAGCTTGAGCGCCAGGAAAAAGAAGATTCAGACACCTTCCAGGGCGAAGGCCATTTCTCCGTTGATGAGAAGAGCCGTCAGGTTAACCTGACAGAGCGTGGTCTGGTGCTGGTAGAGTCTCTGCTGATGGATACTGGCTTAATGGCTGAAGGCGAATCTCTCTATTCTCCTACTAACATCGTTCTGATGCACCACGTTACGGCAGCTCTGCGCGCCCACGCGCTGTTTACCCGCGACGTAGACTACATTGTTAAGGACGGCGAGGTTATCATCGTTGATGAGCATACCGGTCGTACGATGGAAGGCCGTCGCTGGTCAGACGGCCTTCATCAGGCGGTGGAAGCGAAAGAGGGTGTCGACATTCAGAACGAAAACCAGACGCTTGCCTCTATCACCTTCCAGAACTACTTCCGTCTGTATGAGAAGCTGGCTGGTATGACCGGTACTGCGGATACGGAAGCGTTCGAATTCCGTCAAATCTATCGCCTTGACACTATTGTGGTGCCAACAAACCGTCCGATGATCCGTAAAGACATGCCCGATCTGGTGTACATGACGGAAAAAGAGAAGATCGATGCGATCATCGAAGACATCAAAGAGCGCAGTACCAACGGTCAGCCAGTGCTGGTGGGGACCATTTCGATTGAAAAATCGGAAGTCGTGTCTCGCGAGCTGAAAAAAGCCGGTATTGCTCACCAGGTACTGAACGCGAAGTTCCACGAGAAGGAAGCCGAGATCGTTGCTAACGCCGGTCAGGAAGGCGCAGTAACCATCGCCACCAACATGGCCGGTCGTGGTACCGATATCGTGCTGGGCGGCAGCTGGCAGAGCGAAATTGCCGAGCTGGAGTCACCAACAGAAGAACAAATCAAAGCGATTAAAGATGCATGGCAAGAGCGCCATGACCGCGTACTGGCGGCAGGCGGCCTGCACATTATTGGCACCGAGCGTCACGAGTCTCGTCGTATTGATAACCAGCTGCGCGGCCGTTCAGGCCGTCAGGGTGACCCGGGTTCATCACGCTTCTATCTTTCTTTAGAAGACGCCCTGATGCGTATCTTCGCTTCTGACCGCGTTGCCGGCATGATGCGCAAGCTGGGTATGAAGCCGGGGGAAGCCATCGAGCACCCGTGGGTAACCAAGGCTATTGCTAACGCGCAGCGTAAAGTGGAAAGCCGTAACTTCGATATTCGTAAGCAGCTGCTGGAATTCGATGACGTTGCTAACGACCAGCGCCGCGCTATTTACTCTCAGCGCAACGAGCTGCTGGACGTAAGCGATATCAGCGAGACGATTGAAAGTATTCGCGGGGACGTCTTTAATCTGGTTATTGATAACTACATTCCGCCTCAGTCTCTGGAAGAAATGTGGGACGTTCCGGGGTTAGAAGCGCGCCTGAAAAACGACTTTGAGCTTGAGCTGCCTATCGCTCAATGGCTGGATGATGAGCACGATCTTCACGAGGAGCCGCTGCGCGAGCGCATCATTGAAGAAGCAATGAAGAGCTACAAAGAGAAGGAAGAGATTGTCGGCGAAGAGATGATGCGCAACTTTGAAAAGGGCGTCATGCTGCAAACTCTGGACACCATGTGGAAAGAGCACTTGGCGGCGATGGACTACCTGCGTCAAGGCATCCACTTAAGGGGCTACGCGCAGAAAGATCCGAAGCAGGAGTACAAGCGCGAGTCTTTCTCAATGTTTGCCAACATGCTTGAAGCGCTGAAGTACGAAGTGATCAGCATCCTGAGCAAAGTTCAGGTGCGTATGCCGGAAGAGGTTGAGGCCGTCGAACAGCAGCGTCGTGAAGAGGCTGAGCGTCTGGCTCGCCAGCAGCAGTTTAGCCATCAGGGCGACAATGCGCTGGCGGAAGAGCCGGAAGGTAATCGTCCGGTTGTGCGCGAAGAGCGCAAGATTGGCCGTAACGATCCTTGCCCTTGCGGATCGGGTAAGAAATACAAGCAGTGCCACGGTCGACTGAACTAA
- the secM gene encoding secA translation cis-regulator SecM yields the protein MGILNRWRQFGRRYFWPHLLFGVVAASVGAPVNLDGLPQQVSLSTAFSQLDANNTAVPGMGQLALFHTADPRPLQNLNSWQRFALRNYLTRLAASFQQVNADEEIVKAAQKGSSDLSHCALLDFLSVSSATTKRQLPQLLVKLSPADVFYSPHPVRFWLARVQGIRAGPLALA from the coding sequence ATGGGCATTCTAAATCGTTGGCGACAATTTGGCAGGCGTTATTTTTGGCCTCACCTTCTGTTCGGGGTGGTAGCGGCCAGCGTCGGCGCGCCCGTCAATCTGGACGGGCTTCCTCAACAGGTTTCTCTGTCGACGGCGTTTTCCCAGCTCGATGCAAACAATACCGCCGTTCCGGGCATGGGGCAACTGGCCCTGTTTCATACCGCAGACCCGCGTCCACTTCAGAATTTGAACTCTTGGCAGCGTTTCGCGCTGCGCAACTATTTGACGCGTCTGGCGGCCTCATTCCAGCAGGTTAATGCTGATGAAGAGATCGTCAAGGCTGCTCAAAAAGGAAGTTCTGACCTTAGCCACTGCGCGCTGCTGGACTTTCTCTCTGTCTCTTCTGCAACTACTAAGCGTCAATTGCCTCAGCTGTTGGTTAAGCTCTCTCCGGCAGACGTTTTCTATTCTCCTCATCCCGTCAGGTTTTGGTTAGCCCGAGTGCAGGGCATTCGCGCGGGGCCTCTTGCGTTAGCGTGA
- a CDS encoding DUF721 domain-containing protein produces MRDSRPLLLDTLFSDANLLRDLQQRAIALLKLNNAVKGLLPKAMHEHFRVANYRQSVLVLEVANASWLTRLRYEQPALLTALRHEILPSLASIDIKINPSLSTKTQHSIAFRPFQPEENDGKPVRTLSLQSAEQLRGLASKSTGKLKERLERLAALAGERGASATDRDKKPQ; encoded by the coding sequence ATGCGAGACAGCCGCCCGCTATTATTAGATACGCTGTTTAGCGATGCAAATTTATTGCGCGACCTTCAACAGCGCGCCATCGCCCTGCTTAAGCTAAACAATGCCGTTAAAGGGCTGCTGCCTAAGGCTATGCACGAACACTTTCGTGTCGCTAACTACCGTCAAAGCGTTCTGGTACTCGAAGTGGCTAATGCCAGCTGGCTTACCCGCCTTCGTTACGAACAGCCCGCTTTACTTACGGCGCTCAGACATGAGATTTTACCATCATTAGCTTCAATCGACATAAAGATTAATCCGTCTCTAAGTACAAAAACGCAGCATTCAATCGCTTTTCGCCCTTTTCAACCAGAAGAAAATGATGGAAAACCGGTACGTACACTCAGTTTACAGAGTGCAGAACAGCTTAGAGGATTGGCCTCAAAGAGTACGGGGAAACTAAAAGAGAGATTAGAACGACTTGCTGCGCTGGCCGGAGAGAGAGGTGCCAGCGCAACAGATCGTGATAAAAAACCGCAGTAG
- the lpxC gene encoding UDP-3-O-acyl-N-acetylglucosamine deacetylase — translation MIKQRTLKRIIQATGVGLHTGRKVTLTLRPAAANTGVIYRRTDLTPPVDFPADAKSVRDTMLCTCLVNEDDVRISTVEHLNAALAGLGIDNIVIEVDAPEIPIMDGSAAPFVYLLLDAGIEELNVAKKFIRITQPVRVEDGDKWAELKPYNGFSLDFTIDFNHPAIDAGSQRYRMDFSADAFVRQISRARTFGFMRDIEYLQSKGLCLGGSFDCAIVVDDYRVLNEDGLRFEDEFVRHKMLDAIGDLFMCGYNVIGAFTAFKSGHALNNKLLQAVLAKQEAWEFVTFEDEAEMPLAFKTSRTVLA, via the coding sequence ATGATTAAACAGCGGACACTAAAACGCATTATTCAGGCGACTGGCGTCGGTCTTCATACCGGCCGTAAAGTCACCCTGACGCTGCGCCCTGCTGCAGCGAATACGGGTGTCATCTATCGTCGTACTGACTTAACGCCACCGGTTGATTTTCCGGCGGACGCTAAATCCGTACGTGATACCATGCTGTGTACCTGTCTGGTAAATGAAGATGACGTACGTATCTCGACGGTTGAACACCTGAATGCCGCTTTGGCGGGTCTGGGGATTGACAACATCGTTATTGAAGTTGACGCGCCTGAAATTCCGATTATGGACGGCAGCGCGGCTCCGTTTGTCTACCTGCTGCTGGATGCGGGCATCGAAGAGCTGAACGTAGCGAAGAAGTTTATTCGCATCACTCAGCCGGTGCGCGTGGAAGACGGCGACAAGTGGGCTGAACTGAAGCCATACAACGGCTTTAGCCTCGACTTCACTATCGATTTCAACCATCCGGCCATTGACGCGGGTTCACAGCGTTATCGCATGGACTTCTCGGCGGACGCCTTTGTACGCCAGATTAGCCGGGCTCGTACCTTCGGCTTTATGCGCGATATTGAGTATCTTCAGTCTAAAGGGCTTTGCCTGGGCGGTAGCTTTGACTGTGCTATCGTTGTTGACGACTATCGCGTGTTAAACGAAGACGGTCTGCGCTTTGAAGACGAGTTTGTTCGCCACAAAATGCTGGACGCTATCGGCGACCTGTTTATGTGTGGTTATAACGTTATTGGCGCGTTTACCGCCTTTAAGTCTGGTCATGCGTTAAACAACAAGCTGCTGCAGGCCGTATTGGCTAAGCAGGAAGCTTGGGAGTTTGTGACCTTCGAAGACGAAGCTGAAATGCCTCTGGCGTTCAAAACGTCGAGAACCGTTTTGGCCTAA
- the ftsZ gene encoding cell division protein FtsZ, producing the protein MFEPMELTNDAVIKVIGVGGGGGNAVEHMVREHIEGVDFFAINTDAQALRKTAVGQTIQIGSCVTKGLGAGANPEVGRNSAEEDREQIRAALEGADMVFIAAGMGGGTGTGAAPVVAEVAKDLGILTVAVVTKPFNFEGKKRMTFAEQGIAELSKHVDSLITIPNDKLLKVLGRGISLLDAFGAANDVLKGAVQGIAELITRPGLMNVDFADVRTVMSEMGYAMMGSGVARGEDRAEEAAEMAISSPLLEDIDLSGARGVLVNITAGFDLRLDEFETVGNTIRAFASDNATVVIGTSLDPEMSDELRVTVVATGIGMDKRPEITLVSKSPAPQPVDHRYGQHGLAPLQQQETKPAVAKVVNDQSVQPSKEPDYLDIPAFLRKQAD; encoded by the coding sequence ATGTTTGAACCGATGGAGCTAACCAACGATGCGGTGATTAAAGTCATCGGCGTTGGCGGCGGCGGCGGTAACGCTGTCGAACACATGGTGCGTGAGCACATTGAAGGCGTGGACTTCTTCGCCATCAATACCGATGCTCAGGCACTGAGAAAAACAGCGGTAGGCCAGACTATCCAAATCGGTAGCTGTGTCACCAAAGGCCTTGGCGCCGGTGCGAACCCAGAAGTGGGCCGTAACTCGGCGGAAGAAGACCGTGAGCAGATCCGCGCAGCGCTGGAAGGGGCCGATATGGTCTTTATCGCAGCGGGCATGGGCGGCGGTACAGGTACCGGCGCTGCACCAGTCGTTGCCGAAGTGGCGAAGGATCTGGGCATCCTGACGGTTGCGGTAGTGACCAAGCCGTTTAACTTCGAAGGCAAAAAGCGCATGACGTTTGCAGAGCAGGGCATTGCCGAGCTCTCCAAGCACGTTGACTCTCTGATTACTATTCCGAACGACAAGCTGCTAAAAGTGCTGGGTCGCGGTATCTCTCTGCTGGATGCGTTCGGCGCGGCTAACGACGTGCTTAAAGGCGCTGTGCAGGGTATTGCTGAGCTGATTACTCGCCCCGGCCTGATGAACGTAGACTTCGCTGACGTGCGTACCGTTATGTCCGAAATGGGCTATGCGATGATGGGCTCTGGCGTAGCGCGCGGTGAAGACCGTGCCGAAGAGGCTGCTGAAATGGCGATCTCCAGCCCGCTGCTGGAAGATATCGACCTATCCGGCGCTCGCGGCGTTCTGGTTAACATTACTGCCGGCTTTGACCTGCGTCTGGACGAGTTTGAAACCGTCGGTAACACTATCCGTGCCTTTGCGTCCGATAACGCAACTGTGGTTATCGGTACCTCTCTGGATCCAGAGATGAGCGATGAGCTGCGCGTTACTGTTGTCGCGACCGGCATCGGTATGGACAAGCGTCCTGAAATTACGCTGGTTTCTAAATCACCCGCGCCTCAGCCTGTTGACCATCGCTATGGCCAGCACGGTCTGGCGCCGCTTCAGCAGCAGGAAACCAAGCCGGCTGTGGCGAAAGTGGTTAACGATCAAAGCGTACAGCCGAGCAAAGAACCGGACTATCTGGACATTCCGGCATTTTTGCGTAAGCAGGCTGACTAA
- the ftsA gene encoding cell division protein FtsA encodes MIKSTDRKLVVGLEIGTAKVAALVGEVLPDGMVNIIGVGSCPSRGMDKGGVNDLESVVKSVQRAIDQAELMADCQIASVYLALSGKHISCQNEIGMVPISEEEVTQEDVESVVHTAKSVRVRDEHRILHVIPQEYAIDYQEGIKNPVGLSGVRMQAKVHLITCHNDMAKNIVKAVERCGLKVDQLIFAGLAASYAVLTEDERELGVCVIDIGGGTMDIAIYTGGALRHTKVIPYAGNVVTSDIAYAFGTPPTDAEAIKVRHGCAMGSLVSKDETVEVPSVGGRPPRSLQRQTLADVVEPRYTELLNLVNDEILQVQEQLRQQGVKHHLAAGIVLTGGAAQIDGLAECAQRVFHTQVRIGQPLNITGLTDYAQEPYYSTAVGLLHYGKESHLRGESDVEKRTSVRSWAQRISGWLRKEF; translated from the coding sequence ATGATCAAATCGACAGACAGAAAACTGGTGGTAGGACTGGAAATCGGCACGGCGAAGGTCGCCGCGCTGGTTGGTGAGGTGCTGCCTGACGGTATGGTCAACATTATCGGCGTCGGCAGTTGCCCGTCGAGAGGTATGGACAAGGGCGGCGTAAACGACCTTGAGTCAGTGGTGAAGTCAGTGCAGCGTGCTATCGATCAGGCTGAGCTGATGGCGGACTGCCAAATTGCGTCTGTCTATCTGGCGCTGTCCGGCAAACATATTAGCTGCCAGAACGAAATCGGCATGGTGCCTATCTCTGAAGAAGAGGTGACGCAGGAAGACGTCGAGAGCGTGGTGCATACCGCGAAATCCGTCCGCGTGCGCGACGAGCACCGCATTCTGCACGTGATCCCGCAGGAATACGCCATCGACTATCAGGAAGGCATCAAAAACCCTGTCGGCCTTTCAGGCGTGCGCATGCAGGCTAAAGTGCACTTGATTACTTGCCATAACGATATGGCGAAAAATATTGTCAAAGCCGTAGAGCGTTGCGGTTTAAAAGTTGACCAACTGATATTTGCCGGCCTTGCCGCAAGCTATGCTGTGTTAACGGAAGATGAACGCGAGCTGGGCGTATGTGTGATCGATATCGGCGGCGGCACGATGGATATTGCCATCTATACCGGCGGCGCGCTGCGACACACCAAGGTCATCCCTTACGCTGGCAACGTTGTCACTAGCGACATTGCTTACGCCTTTGGTACCCCGCCGACTGATGCGGAAGCCATTAAAGTGCGTCACGGCTGCGCGATGGGATCGCTAGTGAGCAAAGATGAAACGGTAGAAGTGCCCAGCGTGGGCGGGCGTCCTCCCCGCAGCCTGCAGCGTCAAACGCTGGCAGACGTGGTCGAGCCGCGCTATACCGAACTGCTGAATCTGGTTAACGATGAGATCCTGCAGGTTCAGGAACAGCTTCGCCAGCAGGGCGTAAAACATCATTTAGCCGCGGGTATTGTACTTACCGGCGGAGCCGCTCAGATTGACGGTCTGGCGGAGTGTGCTCAACGAGTGTTCCATACGCAGGTGCGTATCGGGCAGCCGCTGAACATCACGGGACTAACGGATTATGCGCAAGAGCCTTACTACTCAACGGCGGTAGGTCTACTGCACTACGGTAAAGAGTCTCACCTTCGGGGAGAGTCTGATGTAGAAAAAAGAACATCGGTGCGTAGTTGGGCGCAGCGTATTAGCGGCTGGTTGCGTAAAGAATTTTAA